One window of Streptomyces sp. NBC_00273 genomic DNA carries:
- a CDS encoding recombinase family protein, giving the protein MKTYAVETEWTASDLALLEDLKKAEALLPADAPRALLSIRLSVLTEDTTSPVRQELDLRLLAREKGCRVVGIASDLNVSATKVPPWKRKELGEWLNNRAPEFDVLLFWKLDRFIRRMSDLSTMIEWCERYGKNLVSKNDSIDLESTVGRMMVTLIGGIAEIEAANTSTRVASLWDYTRTQDAWFVGKPAYGFVTTKANGKPSLAIEPNAHKALHWARRMALRGVSARRMALCLVRSGLMSPGLTTSTLLRRLRNPALMGYRVEENKNGGVRRSKLILGHDGKPIRVADPIFTKEEYDELQEAIDRRGKNQPQRQTHGATQFLGVLTCVDCTSNMTVHVTTNKFGQYQYLRCQKCKSGGLGAPDPQGVYDVLVNDVLRVLGDFPVQVREYAQGAEARAEVKRLEEAIAYYMTGLEPGGRYTKTRFTQEQAEKTLDKLTDELSAIDPETTQDRWTLVHNGKTFREVWESGGMEAMAEDLRRVGVTCEVTRTKVKGVRAPSVHLRLKIPRDVSERLVIKSDEFAAKL; this is encoded by the coding sequence ATGAAGACGTATGCCGTCGAGACCGAGTGGACTGCCTCAGACCTGGCCCTCTTGGAGGACCTGAAGAAGGCGGAGGCTCTACTCCCTGCGGACGCTCCGCGCGCCCTGCTGTCCATCCGCCTGTCCGTTCTTACAGAGGACACGACGTCGCCGGTACGGCAGGAGCTGGACCTCCGCCTCCTGGCCAGAGAGAAGGGGTGCCGCGTCGTCGGCATCGCCTCTGATCTCAACGTGTCGGCAACGAAGGTTCCGCCGTGGAAGCGGAAGGAGCTGGGCGAGTGGCTCAACAACCGGGCCCCGGAGTTCGATGTCCTGCTCTTCTGGAAGCTCGACAGGTTCATCCGCCGCATGTCGGATCTCTCGACCATGATCGAGTGGTGCGAGCGGTACGGGAAGAACCTTGTGTCGAAGAACGACAGCATCGATCTCGAATCGACTGTCGGCCGGATGATGGTCACGCTCATCGGTGGTATCGCCGAGATCGAGGCGGCGAACACGTCGACACGGGTCGCGTCGCTGTGGGACTACACGCGGACTCAGGACGCGTGGTTCGTCGGCAAGCCTGCGTACGGTTTCGTCACCACGAAGGCGAACGGAAAGCCCTCCCTTGCCATCGAGCCGAACGCACACAAGGCACTGCACTGGGCTCGCCGCATGGCACTTCGGGGAGTGTCTGCCCGGCGCATGGCTCTGTGCCTCGTCCGCTCCGGGCTCATGTCCCCAGGGCTCACTACCTCGACTCTCCTCCGGCGCCTCCGTAATCCGGCGCTCATGGGCTACCGGGTGGAGGAGAACAAGAACGGCGGCGTGCGCCGCTCGAAGCTGATACTCGGACACGATGGCAAGCCGATCAGGGTGGCCGATCCCATCTTCACCAAGGAGGAGTACGACGAACTCCAGGAGGCCATCGACCGGCGCGGCAAGAACCAACCCCAGCGCCAGACGCACGGCGCGACGCAGTTCCTGGGAGTCCTCACCTGTGTCGACTGCACGTCGAACATGACCGTGCATGTCACGACCAACAAGTTCGGCCAGTACCAGTACCTCCGGTGCCAGAAGTGCAAGAGCGGGGGACTCGGCGCACCCGATCCACAGGGTGTGTACGACGTGCTCGTGAACGACGTACTGAGAGTCCTCGGCGACTTCCCCGTACAGGTTCGGGAGTACGCGCAGGGGGCAGAGGCTCGGGCCGAGGTGAAGCGACTCGAAGAGGCCATCGCCTACTACATGACGGGCCTTGAGCCGGGAGGCCGCTACACGAAGACGCGGTTCACTCAGGAGCAGGCGGAGAAGACGCTCGACAAGCTGACCGACGAGCTGAGCGCGATCGACCCCGAGACCACGCAGGACCGCTGGACGCTCGTCCACAACGGGAAGACGTTCCGCGAAGTGTGGGAGTCGGGAGGCATGGAAGCCATGGCCGAGGATCTGCGCCGCGTCGGCGTCACGTGCGAGGTGACTCGAACCAAGGTCAAGGGCGTGCGCGCTCCCTCCGTGCACCTGCGGCTGAAGATCCCTCGCGATGTGAGCGAGCGTCTCGTCATCAAGAGCGACGAGTTCGCCGCCAAGCTCTGA
- a CDS encoding JmjC domain-containing protein, whose protein sequence is MLDAASWAGRLGGDTFLAQTYHRSYAHFPGTADTAGLFSWDDLNRIIATQRLEPPRLRLSVDGEMVPLHRYAIPTTNRRAVTWSRIQPADFHAQLKDGASLVLDAVEKIHPVVGAAAEGLERFLGTSVQANAYASWTDREGFGLHWDDHDVVVVQVHGSKRWRLYGSTREAPTFRDVESPERPQGDPVADIVLAPGDVLYLPRGWWHAVTADQGTESLHLTFGMVPHTGADLMLWVVDQLRSSLALRRDIPRFASLSEHSDFIAALRGEVLDELADPRLVERWAESIDTTDLGHAIPSLPYVDGLPARPEITVKLTAPRGRLTANPAHSTVTFSAAGTAWDFAESALPVLGTLLTGQPTTLGEMADSAGLEIKDVAELVSALIEGHAVAVVGTAL, encoded by the coding sequence ATGCTTGATGCCGCCTCGTGGGCGGGGCGTCTGGGCGGGGACACGTTCCTCGCCCAGACGTACCACCGCTCCTACGCGCACTTCCCCGGCACCGCCGACACGGCGGGCCTGTTCTCCTGGGACGACCTGAATCGGATCATCGCCACGCAACGACTGGAGCCGCCTCGGCTGCGCCTGTCGGTGGATGGCGAGATGGTCCCCCTTCACCGCTACGCGATCCCGACCACGAACCGCCGCGCGGTCACCTGGTCGCGCATCCAGCCGGCCGACTTCCACGCCCAGCTCAAGGACGGGGCGTCGCTGGTCCTCGATGCGGTCGAGAAGATCCACCCGGTAGTGGGTGCGGCTGCCGAAGGTCTTGAACGGTTCCTCGGCACGTCCGTGCAAGCCAACGCGTACGCGTCCTGGACGGACCGGGAGGGCTTCGGCCTTCACTGGGACGACCACGATGTCGTGGTGGTGCAGGTCCACGGCTCGAAGCGGTGGCGCTTGTACGGCTCCACACGTGAGGCTCCGACCTTCCGGGACGTGGAGTCGCCAGAGAGGCCCCAGGGCGACCCGGTGGCGGACATCGTTCTCGCCCCCGGTGATGTGCTCTACCTGCCGCGCGGCTGGTGGCACGCGGTCACGGCTGACCAGGGGACGGAGTCGCTTCACCTGACGTTCGGCATGGTCCCGCACACGGGTGCGGACCTCATGCTCTGGGTCGTGGATCAGCTTCGGTCGTCCCTCGCTCTGCGCAGGGACATCCCGCGGTTTGCCTCACTGAGTGAGCACTCCGACTTCATCGCCGCGCTACGGGGTGAGGTGCTGGACGAACTGGCCGATCCCCGGTTGGTGGAGCGGTGGGCGGAGTCCATCGACACGACCGACCTGGGGCACGCCATCCCCTCACTGCCCTACGTGGACGGGCTGCCCGCACGCCCTGAGATCACGGTCAAGCTGACCGCCCCTCGGGGCCGTCTGACGGCGAACCCCGCCCACAGCACGGTCACGTTCTCGGCGGCCGGTACCGCCTGGGACTTCGCCGAGTCGGCCCTTCCCGTCCTGGGCACGCTGCTGACCGGTCAGCCGACCACGCTCGGGGAGATGGCCGACTCCGCCGGATTGGAGATCAAGGACGTGGCCGAGCTGGTCTCCGCCCTCATCGAGGGCCACGCCGTTGCGGTCGTGGGGACCGCGCTGTGA
- a CDS encoding Rne/Rng family ribonuclease, with protein MLNNENDITPAGSADNGSPSDNLPPRRRRRAASRPAGPPGGAVAETAPVTEVAPAAPAEEAAPAAAPARPRRRATRAVAAPATPAAEAVVVETPAAEPVAAAPVAEEPAAPAPRTRRRATRAVAAPEAPAAEAAAVVEAAPVVEEEAPAAPAPRARRRATRAVAAPAAEAAAVVEAPAAEAPAPVVEEEVPAAPAPRARRRATRAVTAPATEAAAVVEAPAAVVEAAPVVEEEAPAAPAPRARRRATRAVAAPAAEAAAVVEAPAAEPAPVVEEAPKAARAVTVADAVDSPKRGGRRRATRSAAPAAAPQPVAESAEPAAPARARRAARPAVAVFQAPVFAEPMFQTPETAAMAAAAARAAAPAEEVEEEEETEFEAEVTAAPAAQPAGRRRRRGRGAAEAAPVAEPAPVSLPEVLAEEPEAEAAELDEESAEFEEGDESGERPSRRRRRGGRRRRRGEAADLDESAEDEAEGAEQETAERDAEEEEDEEADEALGSSSSRRRRRRRRRSGEGPAETAEAGDEDGVRTVVKVREPRPAREKAESSDEVQSIKGSTRLEAKKQRRREGREQGRRRVPIITEAEFLARREAVERVMVVRQAGERTQIGVLEDNVLVEHYVNKEEATSYVGNVYLGKVQNVLPSMEAAFIDIGKGRNAVLYAGEVNFEALGMANGPRRIESALKSGQSVLVQVTKDPIGHKGARLTSQVSLPGRYLVYVPEGSMTGISRKLPDTERARLKTILKKIVPEDAGVIVRTAAEGASEDELRRDVERLQAQWEDIQKKSKQISTSSPSLLYGEPDMTVRVVRDIFNEDFSKVIVSGDGAWETIHGYVNHVAPDLADRLSRWTSEVDVFATYRIDEQLAKALDRKVWLPSGGSLVIDKTEAMIVIDVNTGKFTGQGGNLEETVTRNNLEAAEEIVRQLRLRDLGGIVVIDFIDMVLESNRDLVLRRMLECLGRDRTKHQVAEVTSLGLVQMTRKRVGQGLLESFSETCVHCNGRGVIVHMEQPTAIGGGGNGKRSKRRGGRAEFDQHDHEVETVETVEPEAFESEAEVAAEAAAPRALPEPEFVADEELYSSPAEAEAAAGISGRRNRRRATRKATAPAGAPRGAVAPAQAPAPVVVDEPVTEPAETVLEPAPEFVAETAPVVETAEVVEAVEEAAPKGRTRRRATRKATAPAGAPAPAVEVAPEPEPVVVPEPEPVALPEPEVVAEVEEAPVEEAPVVEAAPARPRRRATRKATAPAGSPAGAAEAAVVVVEAPSPAEEAPAAPAEEAAPVVEEAAPAKKAAKKAPAKKATAAKKAPAKKAAAAKKTVAKKAATTKKTAVKRATKKTAAAEQQTPPSVSAPTEA; from the coding sequence ATGCTCAACAACGAAAACGACATCACTCCTGCTGGTAGCGCCGACAACGGCAGCCCCAGCGACAATCTGCCGCCGCGCCGTCGCCGCCGTGCCGCCTCCCGGCCTGCGGGCCCGCCCGGTGGCGCCGTCGCCGAGACGGCCCCGGTGACCGAAGTCGCCCCGGCCGCCCCCGCCGAAGAGGCCGCTCCGGCCGCCGCCCCCGCTCGTCCCCGCCGCCGCGCGACCCGCGCCGTGGCCGCCCCGGCGACCCCGGCCGCCGAGGCCGTCGTCGTCGAGACCCCGGCCGCCGAGCCCGTGGCCGCCGCCCCCGTCGCCGAGGAGCCCGCCGCTCCCGCTCCGCGGACCCGTCGCCGCGCGACCCGCGCCGTCGCCGCCCCGGAGGCTCCGGCCGCCGAGGCCGCTGCCGTGGTCGAGGCCGCGCCCGTGGTCGAGGAGGAGGCTCCGGCCGCTCCGGCGCCGCGTGCCCGTCGTCGTGCCACCCGTGCCGTCGCGGCTCCGGCCGCCGAGGCCGCCGCCGTGGTTGAGGCTCCGGCTGCCGAGGCTCCGGCGCCCGTGGTCGAGGAGGAGGTCCCGGCCGCTCCGGCGCCGCGTGCCCGTCGTCGTGCCACCCGCGCCGTGACCGCCCCGGCCACCGAGGCCGCCGCTGTGGTCGAGGCTCCGGCTGCCGTGGTCGAGGCCGCGCCCGTGGTCGAGGAGGAGGCTCCGGCCGCTCCGGCGCCGCGTGCCCGTCGTCGTGCCACCCGCGCCGTCGCGGCTCCGGCCGCCGAGGCCGCTGCCGTGGTCGAGGCTCCCGCCGCCGAGCCGGCGCCCGTCGTGGAGGAGGCCCCCAAGGCCGCCCGCGCCGTGACCGTCGCCGACGCCGTGGACTCGCCCAAGCGCGGCGGCCGCCGCCGCGCCACCCGCTCCGCCGCTCCGGCCGCCGCCCCGCAGCCCGTCGCCGAGAGCGCCGAGCCGGCCGCCCCGGCCCGCGCCCGCCGCGCTGCGCGCCCCGCCGTGGCCGTCTTCCAGGCCCCGGTCTTCGCCGAGCCGATGTTCCAGACCCCCGAGACCGCTGCCATGGCCGCCGCGGCCGCTCGCGCCGCCGCCCCGGCCGAAGAGGTCGAGGAGGAAGAGGAGACCGAGTTCGAGGCCGAGGTCACCGCGGCCCCCGCCGCGCAGCCCGCCGGTCGCCGTCGTCGCCGCGGTCGCGGCGCCGCCGAGGCCGCTCCGGTCGCCGAGCCCGCCCCGGTCTCCCTTCCCGAGGTGCTCGCGGAGGAGCCGGAGGCCGAGGCCGCCGAGCTGGACGAGGAGTCCGCCGAGTTCGAAGAGGGCGACGAGTCGGGCGAGCGCCCGTCGCGCCGCCGCCGTCGCGGTGGTCGTCGCCGCCGCCGTGGTGAGGCCGCCGACCTCGACGAGTCCGCCGAGGACGAGGCCGAGGGCGCCGAGCAGGAGACCGCCGAGCGGGACGCCGAGGAGGAAGAGGACGAGGAGGCCGACGAGGCCCTCGGCTCCAGCTCCAGCCGTCGTCGTCGCCGTCGCCGTCGCCGTAGTGGCGAGGGCCCGGCCGAGACCGCCGAAGCGGGCGACGAGGACGGCGTGCGCACCGTCGTCAAGGTCCGCGAGCCGCGCCCCGCGCGGGAGAAGGCCGAGTCCTCCGACGAGGTCCAGTCCATCAAGGGCTCGACCCGCCTGGAGGCGAAGAAGCAGCGCCGCCGCGAGGGCCGCGAGCAGGGCCGCCGCCGCGTCCCGATCATCACCGAGGCCGAGTTCCTGGCCCGCCGCGAGGCCGTCGAGCGCGTCATGGTCGTCCGCCAGGCCGGCGAGCGCACCCAGATCGGCGTCCTCGAGGACAACGTGCTCGTCGAGCACTACGTCAACAAGGAAGAAGCCACCTCGTACGTCGGCAACGTCTACCTGGGCAAGGTCCAGAACGTGCTGCCGTCGATGGAGGCCGCCTTCATCGACATCGGCAAGGGCCGCAACGCCGTCCTGTACGCCGGTGAGGTCAACTTCGAGGCGCTCGGCATGGCCAACGGGCCGCGCCGCATCGAGTCCGCCCTCAAGTCCGGCCAGTCGGTCCTGGTGCAGGTCACCAAGGACCCGATCGGCCACAAGGGTGCCCGCCTGACCAGCCAGGTCTCGCTGCCCGGCCGCTACCTGGTCTACGTGCCCGAGGGCTCGATGACCGGCATCAGCCGCAAGCTGCCCGACACCGAGCGCGCGCGTCTGAAGACCATCCTCAAGAAGATCGTCCCCGAGGACGCGGGCGTCATCGTGCGCACCGCCGCCGAGGGTGCGAGCGAGGACGAGCTGCGCCGCGACGTCGAGCGTCTGCAGGCCCAGTGGGAGGACATCCAGAAGAAGTCGAAGCAGATCTCGACCTCTTCGCCGAGCCTGCTGTACGGCGAGCCGGACATGACCGTCCGCGTCGTGCGCGACATCTTCAACGAGGACTTCTCGAAGGTCATCGTCAGCGGCGACGGCGCCTGGGAGACCATCCACGGCTACGTGAACCACGTGGCCCCGGACCTGGCCGACCGGCTGTCCCGCTGGACCTCCGAGGTCGACGTCTTCGCCACGTACCGGATCGACGAGCAGCTCGCCAAGGCGCTCGACCGCAAGGTGTGGCTGCCCTCGGGCGGCTCGCTTGTGATCGACAAGACCGAGGCGATGATCGTCATCGACGTCAACACCGGCAAGTTCACCGGTCAGGGCGGCAACCTCGAAGAGACCGTCACCAGGAACAACCTGGAGGCGGCCGAGGAGATCGTGCGCCAGCTGCGGCTGCGCGACCTGGGCGGCATCGTCGTCATCGACTTCATCGACATGGTCCTGGAGTCCAACCGCGACCTGGTCCTGCGGCGCATGCTGGAGTGCCTGGGTCGCGACCGTACGAAGCACCAGGTGGCCGAGGTCACCTCGCTGGGCCTGGTCCAGATGACCCGCAAGCGGGTCGGCCAGGGTCTGCTGGAGTCCTTCTCCGAGACCTGCGTCCACTGCAACGGCCGCGGTGTCATCGTGCACATGGAGCAGCCGACCGCGATCGGCGGCGGTGGCAACGGCAAGCGCTCCAAGCGCCGCGGTGGTCGCGCCGAGTTCGACCAGCACGACCACGAGGTCGAGACGGTCGAGACGGTCGAGCCCGAGGCCTTCGAGTCCGAGGCGGAGGTGGCTGCCGAGGCGGCCGCGCCGCGCGCCCTGCCCGAGCCGGAGTTCGTCGCGGACGAGGAGCTCTACAGCAGCCCGGCCGAGGCCGAGGCCGCCGCGGGCATCAGCGGTCGCCGCAACCGGCGCCGCGCCACCCGCAAGGCCACCGCTCCGGCGGGCGCCCCGCGCGGTGCGGTCGCTCCGGCCCAGGCCCCGGCCCCCGTGGTCGTGGACGAGCCGGTGACCGAGCCGGCCGAGACGGTGCTGGAGCCCGCTCCCGAGTTCGTCGCCGAGACCGCCCCGGTCGTCGAGACCGCGGAGGTCGTGGAGGCGGTCGAGGAGGCCGCGCCGAAGGGCCGTACGCGTCGCCGTGCGACCCGTAAGGCCACCGCCCCGGCGGGCGCCCCGGCCCCCGCGGTCGAGGTGGCCCCGGAGCCGGAGCCGGTCGTCGTGCCGGAGCCGGAGCCCGTCGCCCTGCCCGAGCCCGAGGTCGTCGCCGAGGTCGAGGAGGCCCCCGTCGAGGAGGCCCCCGTCGTGGAGGCCGCTCCGGCCCGTCCGCGTCGCCGTGCCACCCGCAAGGCCACCGCACCCGCCGGTTCCCCGGCCGGTGCTGCAGAGGCCGCAGTGGTGGTCGTCGAGGCCCCGTCGCCCGCCGAGGAAGCTCCCGCGGCTCCGGCCGAGGAAGCCGCACCGGTGGTCGAGGAGGCCGCACCGGCCAAGAAGGCCGCCAAGAAGGCCCCGGCCAAGAAGGCGACCGCGGCGAAGAAGGCCCCGGCCAAGAAGGCGGCGGCCGCCAAGAAGACCGTGGCCAAGAAGGCGGCCACGACCAAGAAGACCGCGGTGAAGCGGGCGACGAAGAAGACCGCGGCGGCGGAGCAGCAGACGCCTCCGTCCGTCTCGGCTCCGACCGAAGCCTGA
- a CDS encoding recombinase family protein, whose amino-acid sequence MTTNTPAAQVERHACPKCEASAGSPCRTTTGKVAANYHTGRFALVPALKAELTVKTPTDRNPGKAWTQGAPVTQVSDAILGAAIRLGYARCSTVGQELQSQLDMLARADCTRVFSEKISTRVKERPELEKALTLAREIKAAAPNQPVILTVVEMKRLARSAAELMTLSSTLQADGIQLELLSGPLQGVYDPNGAGAIVFAVLAVSAEVEREGIREKTLEGLEAAARKGNVGGRPSVVDDDTLAVARARHAKGDSVTAIAKALGIGRATLYRHLGESA is encoded by the coding sequence ATGACCACGAACACCCCGGCCGCACAGGTCGAACGCCACGCCTGCCCGAAGTGCGAAGCCTCCGCCGGTAGCCCCTGCCGCACGACCACGGGCAAGGTGGCAGCGAACTACCACACGGGCCGCTTCGCCCTGGTGCCCGCGCTCAAGGCGGAGCTGACCGTGAAGACTCCGACCGACCGCAACCCCGGTAAGGCGTGGACACAGGGCGCTCCTGTCACACAGGTGTCCGACGCGATACTGGGCGCAGCGATCCGACTGGGCTACGCCCGATGCTCAACCGTTGGACAGGAACTTCAGTCCCAGTTGGACATGCTTGCCCGTGCCGACTGCACCCGCGTCTTCTCGGAGAAGATCAGCACCCGCGTGAAGGAGCGGCCGGAACTGGAGAAGGCACTCACCCTGGCACGGGAGATCAAGGCAGCCGCACCGAATCAGCCGGTCATCCTGACCGTGGTCGAGATGAAGCGGCTTGCCCGCAGTGCGGCAGAGCTGATGACGCTGTCTTCCACCCTTCAGGCGGACGGCATCCAACTGGAACTCCTGTCCGGTCCGCTTCAGGGTGTGTACGACCCGAACGGGGCAGGTGCCATCGTGTTCGCCGTCCTCGCCGTCAGTGCAGAGGTGGAGCGGGAAGGCATCCGGGAGAAGACGTTGGAAGGGTTGGAGGCTGCGGCCCGTAAGGGCAACGTCGGGGGGCGTCCGTCCGTCGTGGACGATGACACCTTGGCCGTAGCCCGTGCCCGACACGCCAAGGGAGACAGCGTCACAGCCATCGCCAAGGCCCTGGGAATCGGCCGTGCCACGTTGTACCGCCACCTCGGAGAGAGCGCCTGA
- a CDS encoding aldo/keto reductase — translation MRAVSQAARTALAAGSPWLDTAPNYAHGGAHEELRPVLAEYPTARVATKTGFFTEEQGRTALVEGVLTREETDSRHSLEPGFVRWQTERSLATLGRVDLVFVHNPEHHGHGLDRAALHWRVREAFTALEEFAHAGRIDGYGVATWTGLTSEAFTVPELLGLARQAAGSTEHHLTGLQMPVSLIMDDLIRQALNGGGPLVQAKDAGLITFGSAPLHGGELLEAMTPELVNFIRPGLSAAAAAMLAAGSCPGLDVVLTSASTREHWDDAAKALAAPLTAEELRRLTDELAAE, via the coding sequence GTGCGTGCCGTCAGTCAGGCAGCACGCACCGCCCTGGCTGCCGGTAGCCCCTGGCTGGATACGGCACCCAACTACGCCCACGGTGGAGCACACGAGGAGCTGCGCCCGGTTCTCGCGGAGTACCCCACCGCTCGGGTGGCCACGAAGACCGGGTTCTTCACGGAGGAGCAAGGCCGCACCGCCCTGGTTGAAGGCGTGCTCACCCGGGAAGAGACGGACAGTCGGCACAGCCTTGAACCGGGCTTCGTTCGCTGGCAGACGGAGCGGTCGTTGGCCACACTCGGCCGCGTGGACTTGGTGTTCGTGCACAACCCCGAGCACCACGGGCACGGCCTCGACCGTGCCGCTCTGCACTGGCGTGTGCGGGAAGCCTTTACTGCGCTGGAAGAGTTCGCTCATGCGGGCAGGATCGACGGGTACGGCGTCGCCACCTGGACGGGCCTGACCTCCGAAGCGTTCACGGTTCCCGAGTTGCTTGGGCTCGCCCGACAGGCGGCGGGTTCCACCGAGCACCACCTCACGGGGTTGCAGATGCCCGTCAGTCTGATCATGGATGACCTGATCAGGCAGGCACTCAACGGCGGTGGACCGCTGGTGCAGGCGAAGGACGCGGGGCTGATCACGTTCGGCTCCGCCCCTCTGCACGGTGGCGAACTGCTGGAGGCCATGACACCCGAACTGGTGAACTTCATCCGTCCCGGCCTGTCGGCCGCAGCCGCTGCCATGCTGGCTGCTGGATCGTGCCCCGGCCTCGATGTCGTCCTGACTTCCGCGAGCACGCGCGAACACTGGGACGATGCGGCGAAGGCTCTGGCTGCGCCCCTGACGGCCGAGGAACTGAGGAGACTGACCGATGAACTCGCCGCCGAGTGA
- a CDS encoding TIGR03936 family radical SAM-associated protein, which produces MQRIRLRYTKRGRLRFTSHRDFQRAFERALRRAEVPMAYSAGFTPHPRVSYANAAPTGTGSEAEYLEIALAAPRDPQKLRELLDESMPTGLDIIDAVEARTSGLADRLTASVWELRLDGVELAEAERAVSAFLAAENVEVQRRTKNGMRTFDTRGAVVSLEALPAPADRPLDNACAILRLVVRHLTPAVRPDDVLSGLRAVADLAPPVPSAVTRLAQGLFDEESGTVTDPLAPDREADTAAPPTAAVAADAKAPEGPAA; this is translated from the coding sequence GTGCAGCGCATCCGACTGCGCTACACCAAGCGCGGCCGCCTCCGGTTCACCAGCCACCGTGACTTCCAGCGCGCCTTCGAGCGGGCCCTGCGCCGCGCCGAAGTGCCGATGGCGTACTCGGCCGGGTTCACCCCGCACCCGCGCGTCTCGTACGCGAACGCCGCCCCGACCGGCACCGGCAGCGAGGCCGAGTACCTGGAGATCGCCCTCGCGGCGCCCCGCGACCCGCAGAAGCTCCGCGAGCTGCTCGACGAGTCGATGCCCACCGGACTCGACATCATCGACGCCGTCGAGGCCCGCACCTCGGGCCTCGCGGACCGGCTGACCGCCTCCGTGTGGGAGCTGCGCCTGGACGGAGTGGAGCTCGCCGAGGCCGAGCGGGCCGTGTCGGCCTTCCTCGCCGCCGAGAACGTGGAGGTGCAGCGCCGGACCAAGAACGGAATGCGGACCTTCGACACGCGTGGCGCGGTCGTCAGTCTCGAAGCGCTTCCCGCCCCGGCTGATAGGCCGCTGGACAATGCCTGTGCGATACTGCGGCTGGTTGTTCGGCATCTGACACCTGCCGTGCGACCCGACGACGTCCTGTCCGGTCTCCGAGCTGTGGCCGACCTGGCGCCGCCGGTCCCCTCAGCGGTGACCAGGCTGGCGCAGGGGCTCTTCGACGAGGAGTCCGGCACGGTGACCGACCCGCTCGCGCCCGACCGCGAGGCTGACACGGCCGCTCCACCCACGGCCGCCGTAGCAGCCGACGCGAAGGCGCCGGAAGGTCCCGCCGCGTAA
- a CDS encoding recombinase family protein, with translation MKKASGNRQRPHTTDSHWRETDLTLLEELISAGACLPSDAPRALLSVRLSTLTTETTSPVRQELDLRRLAQERGYRVVGVASDLNVSATRVPPWRRRELGHWLNDRVPEFDVLLFWKLDRLVRRLTDLSTMIEWCLRHGKNLVSKHDAIDLSSPAGKVMTEIIGGIAEIEATAISTRVTSLWDYARTQSDWLVGKPPYGYTIDDRGRLVIDPQEQRVLRWCLGAALRGVSARRMTTVLIRARVPTGGGGQWSVSTLLRRLRNPSLMGLRVSEYKNGGARRSETVLGLDGNPIRVADPIVTEAEWLSLQAALDERAKAQPTRRKGGATEFLGVLVCSDCGTHMTAHRSKGKVRTYEYLRCRRCPSGGLGAPDPESVYSRLTDEVMSALGSEPVRVREYAPGTDSRDRRRTVENSIAHYMTGLEPGGRYSRAPFTRQQAEQSLEGLITELEGLAAQTAQDRWLQTSSGGTFRERWEQEDRETMASDLRRAGVTCSVSRHKVPGVRAPEVGLKLIIPADARERLVIKRDAFTSGSS, from the coding sequence ATGAAGAAGGCCTCGGGAAACCGGCAGAGACCCCACACGACAGACTCCCATTGGCGCGAGACCGATCTGACCCTGCTGGAGGAGCTCATATCGGCGGGGGCATGCCTGCCTTCCGACGCACCACGGGCACTTCTCTCCGTGAGGCTCTCGACACTCACCACTGAGACCACGTCCCCCGTCCGGCAAGAACTCGACCTGCGCCGTCTTGCCCAGGAGCGGGGGTACCGGGTCGTCGGTGTCGCAAGCGATCTGAACGTCTCCGCAACCCGCGTTCCGCCCTGGCGACGCAGAGAGCTGGGGCACTGGTTGAACGACCGGGTACCGGAATTCGACGTGCTGCTCTTCTGGAAGCTGGACCGCCTCGTCCGCCGGCTCACAGATCTCAGCACCATGATCGAGTGGTGTCTCCGGCACGGAAAGAACCTTGTTTCCAAACACGACGCCATCGACCTGTCCAGTCCTGCCGGAAAGGTGATGACAGAGATCATCGGTGGCATTGCCGAAATCGAGGCAACGGCCATCAGCACTCGTGTGACAAGCCTCTGGGACTACGCGAGGACGCAGTCAGACTGGCTCGTCGGCAAACCGCCCTACGGCTACACGATTGACGATCGCGGCAGGCTGGTCATCGATCCGCAGGAGCAGCGCGTGCTGCGCTGGTGTCTGGGCGCCGCATTGCGCGGGGTCTCGGCTCGGCGGATGACCACCGTCCTCATCCGGGCACGGGTCCCGACCGGTGGAGGCGGGCAGTGGAGCGTCAGCACCCTGCTGCGAAGACTGCGAAATCCGTCACTCATGGGCCTTCGAGTCAGCGAATACAAGAACGGTGGCGCGAGGCGCTCGGAGACCGTCCTGGGCCTGGACGGCAATCCGATCAGGGTGGCCGATCCCATCGTCACGGAAGCAGAGTGGCTATCCCTCCAAGCCGCGTTGGACGAACGGGCGAAAGCGCAGCCGACCAGACGCAAGGGCGGCGCAACCGAGTTCCTGGGTGTTCTGGTGTGCTCGGATTGCGGCACGCACATGACGGCGCACAGGAGCAAGGGGAAGGTCCGCACGTACGAGTACCTGCGGTGCCGTAGGTGTCCCAGCGGTGGTTTGGGGGCTCCAGATCCGGAATCCGTCTACAGCCGACTGACCGATGAAGTCATGAGCGCGTTGGGCTCGGAGCCGGTCAGAGTCAGGGAGTACGCACCGGGCACGGACAGCCGCGATCGGCGGAGGACAGTCGAGAACAGCATCGCCCACTACATGACCGGTCTGGAGCCCGGCGGGCGATACTCCCGGGCCCCCTTCACGCGCCAGCAGGCGGAGCAATCGCTGGAAGGGCTGATCACCGAGCTGGAGGGGCTGGCCGCGCAGACTGCGCAGGACCGCTGGCTGCAGACGTCCAGCGGCGGCACCTTCCGCGAGCGCTGGGAACAGGAAGACAGAGAAACCATGGCCAGCGACTTGCGGCGAGCGGGGGTCACCTGCTCGGTCAGCAGGCACAAGGTCCCCGGTGTCCGGGCGCCGGAGGTAGGCCTGAAGCTGATCATTCCCGCGGATGCGAGGGAACGCCTGGTCATCAAGAGGGACGCCTTCACCAGCGGATCCTCATGA